A single Thermaerobacter sp. FW80 DNA region contains:
- a CDS encoding ROK family protein, with amino-acid sequence MAGIDLGGTKIAAGLVDRQGRVLASRTLPTDAPSGPAAAMDRIAAAVRELAEEAGRRPQAVGVGAPGPLLLPEGRFVGTPNLPGWNGFALRDQLAGRLGLPVAVNNDANAAALAEARLGAGRGAEVMVYVTVGTGIGGGLVIGGRLFSGVNGNGVEIGHTTVDPDGPACGCGNRGCWEAVAAGPALGRLATERLGPPPGRPGGRWTARELLDAAAAGDERARAVAEEYARLLGIGLASAVNLFNPDRLVLGGGVMARYSLLAPAMEAEMRRRALPANLAAVRLVPAALGQDAGLVGAALLAWDLLDEPASRR; translated from the coding sequence GTGGCGGGCATCGACCTCGGGGGCACGAAGATCGCGGCCGGCCTGGTCGACCGCCAGGGCAGGGTGCTGGCCAGCCGGACGCTCCCCACGGACGCGCCCTCGGGCCCGGCGGCGGCCATGGACCGCATCGCGGCCGCCGTCCGGGAGCTGGCGGAAGAGGCCGGCCGCCGGCCGCAGGCGGTGGGGGTGGGCGCGCCCGGTCCCCTGCTGCTGCCCGAAGGCCGGTTCGTAGGCACCCCCAACCTGCCCGGGTGGAACGGCTTCGCCCTGCGGGACCAGCTGGCCGGGCGCCTCGGCTTGCCCGTCGCCGTCAACAACGACGCCAACGCCGCGGCCCTGGCCGAAGCCCGGCTGGGTGCCGGCCGCGGGGCGGAGGTCATGGTGTACGTCACCGTCGGCACGGGCATCGGCGGCGGCCTGGTGATCGGCGGGCGCCTGTTCAGCGGCGTCAACGGCAACGGGGTGGAGATCGGCCATACCACCGTCGACCCCGACGGGCCGGCTTGCGGTTGCGGCAACCGGGGCTGTTGGGAGGCCGTGGCCGCCGGGCCTGCCCTGGGGCGTCTCGCCACCGAGCGCCTCGGCCCGCCGCCGGGCCGGCCGGGCGGCCGGTGGACCGCCCGCGAGCTGCTGGACGCGGCGGCCGCGGGTGACGAGCGGGCCCGGGCGGTGGCGGAGGAGTACGCCCGGCTGCTGGGGATCGGGCTGGCCAGCGCGGTGAACCTGTTCAACCCCGATCGACTGGTGCTGGGCGGCGGGGTGATGGCCCGTTATTCGTTGCTGGCGCCGGCCATGGAGGCCGAGATGCGTCGTCGCGCCCTGCCGGCCAACCTGGCGGCGGTCCGCCTGGTGCCTGCGGCCCTGGGCCAGGACGCGGGCCTGGTGGGCGCGGCGCTGCTGGCCTGGGACCTGCTGGACGAACCGGCATCCCGGCGCTGA
- a CDS encoding DUF4260 family protein, translating into MARWWLRLEGSLLAVAAVAAYAAAGGRWAAFGVFFVLPGVIGAALFRWAARRLERDGVHGSAPAPGTGGRRRPAARASETLVPRRWFVLYNAAHSTVLPLLLGLGGWWLAGRVYLPLLGWLAYIGLSRALGRGLRLYPYLRSTHLQLDEAPLRPRW; encoded by the coding sequence GTGGCGCGGTGGTGGCTGCGGCTGGAGGGTTCGCTCCTGGCCGTGGCGGCGGTGGCGGCCTACGCTGCCGCCGGAGGCCGCTGGGCGGCCTTCGGCGTGTTCTTCGTCCTGCCCGGGGTGATCGGTGCGGCTCTCTTCCGCTGGGCCGCACGGCGCCTGGAGCGGGATGGGGTGCATGGCTCCGCCCCGGCCCCGGGAACCGGCGGCCGCCGGCGCCCGGCGGCACGGGCGTCGGAAACGCTGGTCCCGCGCCGCTGGTTCGTCCTGTACAACGCCGCCCACAGCACGGTGCTGCCGCTGCTCCTGGGCCTTGGGGGATGGTGGCTGGCAGGTCGGGTCTACCTGCCCCTGCTGGGCTGGCTGGCCTACATCGGGCTGAGCCGGGCCCTGGGCCGGGGGCTACGGCTGTACCCCTACCTGCGGTCGACCCACCTGCAGCTCGATGAGGCGCCCCTCCGGCCGCGCTGGTGA
- a CDS encoding RNA polymerase sigma factor, producing MRAPSRGPEEDPSWESGLRAGDPAALQRLAEHWAPRLYRYARRLGADPEAAQDLVQDTLVRALCSFRAGRIPGRLGPWLYTILTNRLRDEARSAYRQRVALAAAMPEGPPPWHAGSSPDGAAVDGSGCDPAEVVAWRAGRAARVERLRAALGTLPEPWRQVVVLRILEERPVAEVAAILGVAEGTVKSRLHRALKSLRQALEGLGRGLEPAGGQGGGDGR from the coding sequence TTGCGGGCGCCTTCCCGCGGGCCGGAGGAGGATCCCTCCTGGGAGTCCGGCCTGCGGGCGGGCGATCCGGCCGCCCTGCAGCGGCTGGCCGAGCACTGGGCACCCCGCTTGTACCGCTATGCCCGCCGCCTGGGAGCGGATCCAGAGGCTGCCCAGGACCTGGTGCAGGACACCCTGGTCCGGGCGCTGTGCAGCTTCCGCGCCGGGCGCATTCCCGGCCGCCTGGGCCCCTGGCTCTACACCATCCTGACGAACCGGCTGCGGGACGAGGCTCGCAGCGCGTACCGCCAGCGGGTGGCCCTGGCGGCCGCCATGCCCGAGGGGCCGCCACCATGGCACGCCGGATCCTCCCCCGATGGGGCCGCGGTGGATGGGTCCGGTTGCGATCCGGCGGAGGTGGTGGCCTGGCGCGCCGGCCGCGCGGCCCGGGTCGAGAGGCTGCGGGCGGCCCTGGGCACCCTGCCGGAACCCTGGCGCCAGGTGGTGGTCCTGCGAATCCTGGAGGAACGGCCGGTGGCCGAGGTGGCGGCCATTCTCGGCGTAGCCGAAGGGACTGTCAAGTCCCGCCTGCACCGGGCGCTGAAGAGCCTGCGCCAGGCGCTTGAAGGGCTAGGCCGGGGGCTGGAACCGGCGGGCGGCCAGGGGGGAGGTGACGGGCGATGA
- a CDS encoding ATP-binding cassette domain-containing protein produces MDPVPLTLAGVQRLAWEGLVLPGRQPVAVPDTVLAPGVVLVTGPPGAGKSLLLRVLATLAVPRRGQVHYPWPAPGGEPVSFPGAGPGALAAVRGCTGYVPQEGRVVRGMKVAAALAYLAALRAVPEPRKAVAAALRRWGLDGAAGQRLEELSGGQWRRWLLAQSLLARPALWILDEPARGLDHDGVTLLRAALEEYRAAAAGGRPVWAVVVDSEGRLVDLADQCLVLPGR; encoded by the coding sequence ATGGATCCCGTGCCCCTGACCCTGGCCGGGGTGCAGCGCCTGGCGTGGGAGGGGCTGGTCCTGCCGGGCCGGCAGCCGGTGGCGGTGCCTGACACCGTGCTGGCACCGGGGGTGGTGCTGGTCACGGGGCCGCCGGGGGCGGGCAAGTCGCTGTTGCTCCGGGTGCTGGCGACGCTGGCCGTTCCTCGCCGGGGGCAGGTGCACTACCCCTGGCCGGCTCCCGGCGGGGAGCCGGTCTCCTTCCCCGGGGCAGGGCCCGGCGCCCTGGCCGCGGTCCGGGGATGCACCGGCTACGTGCCCCAGGAAGGCCGCGTGGTCCGGGGGATGAAGGTGGCAGCCGCCCTGGCCTATCTGGCGGCCTTGCGGGCCGTGCCCGAGCCACGGAAGGCGGTGGCCGCGGCCCTCCGGCGATGGGGCCTGGACGGTGCGGCCGGCCAGCGCCTGGAGGAGCTCTCGGGCGGCCAGTGGCGCCGCTGGCTGCTGGCCCAGAGCCTGCTGGCGCGCCCGGCCCTCTGGATCCTGGACGAACCCGCCCGGGGCCTGGACCATGACGGCGTGACCCTGTTGCGGGCCGCCCTGGAGGAATACCGGGCGGCGGCCGCCGGCGGGCGGCCGGTATGGGCGGTGGTGGTCGACAGCGAGGGGCGGCTGGTCGACCTGGCGGACCAGTGCCTGGTCCTGCCGGGGCGGTGA
- a CDS encoding VanZ family protein, giving the protein MGRQQVRWWQGWGWLRALAFGVYVAVLLRVTVFKLPVALWRDRFGPEWFAARWRWSVNLVPFRTIAGYLAGEPSPGVAIQNLAGNVLLFVPWGVLWAWCWPRRAQARHVAVSALIASGVLETAEFLLGTGSWDVDDLLLNVVGALLGYGAARAAGFGLKRA; this is encoded by the coding sequence GTGGGTCGCCAGCAGGTCCGGTGGTGGCAGGGGTGGGGCTGGCTGCGGGCCCTGGCCTTTGGGGTGTACGTGGCGGTGCTCCTGCGTGTCACGGTGTTCAAGCTCCCCGTGGCGCTGTGGCGTGACCGTTTCGGCCCTGAATGGTTCGCGGCCCGCTGGCGCTGGTCCGTGAACCTGGTTCCCTTTCGCACCATTGCTGGGTATCTGGCCGGTGAGCCCTCGCCCGGGGTCGCAATACAAAACCTGGCCGGTAATGTGCTGCTCTTCGTGCCGTGGGGAGTCCTCTGGGCCTGGTGCTGGCCGCGGCGGGCACAGGCCCGGCACGTTGCCGTCAGCGCCTTGATCGCCAGCGGTGTCCTGGAGACGGCCGAGTTCCTCCTGGGGACCGGTTCCTGGGACGTCGACGACCTGCTGCTTAACGTTGTCGGTGCCTTGCTCGGCTACGGGGCCGCCCGGGCGGCCGGGTTCGGGTTGAAGCGTGCGTGA
- a CDS encoding ABC transporter ATP-binding protein, whose product MDASRHAASRRPGGPAATATGSAEEDTGLRLHLTGVSKIYGRRKVALDDVNLAWGPGVLGLLGPNGAGKSTLLGILATLVEPSRGQVRIGPWTLPRDQHAVRQHLGYLPQEGGWFPQLTVYETLDFAAIFKGIADSAARRREIEHRLEQVGLLDVRHVRTGRLSGGMRRRLGIAMALLGDPSLILLDEPTAGLDPEERVRFRQLLGSLGPERLVIFSTHVVEDIAATCEEVAVIAGGRLRWLGPPQDLAACAAGLVWEVEGSAPEGAVVVSSRREGGTALLRVLAWHRPPGARPAEPRVEDGYVALLRGLAAGRPGTGSSGREYRPWPVGEAEPAHGEEPAGAPPPQRVTGPEAPDREEPAGPAAGDAAGGAPGGRGAGSPSHGKGGRP is encoded by the coding sequence ATGGACGCGAGCCGTCACGCTGCCTCACGGCGCCCGGGCGGTCCCGCGGCGACCGCTACGGGCAGCGCTGAAGAAGACACGGGCCTTCGGCTGCACCTGACCGGCGTCAGCAAGATCTACGGCCGCCGGAAGGTGGCCCTCGACGACGTGAACCTGGCCTGGGGACCCGGCGTGCTGGGTCTTCTGGGGCCCAACGGAGCCGGCAAGAGCACCCTGCTGGGGATCCTGGCGACCCTGGTGGAACCCAGCCGGGGGCAGGTCCGCATCGGGCCCTGGACCCTGCCCCGGGACCAGCACGCGGTCCGCCAGCACCTGGGCTATCTCCCGCAGGAAGGCGGCTGGTTCCCCCAGCTGACGGTCTACGAGACCCTGGACTTCGCCGCCATCTTCAAGGGGATCGCCGACTCGGCCGCCCGCCGGCGGGAGATCGAGCACCGGCTCGAGCAAGTGGGTCTTCTGGACGTGCGCCATGTCCGGACCGGCCGCCTCTCGGGCGGCATGCGGCGGCGCCTGGGCATCGCCATGGCCCTCCTGGGGGATCCCTCCCTGATCCTGCTGGACGAGCCCACCGCGGGGCTCGACCCCGAGGAGCGCGTCCGCTTCCGCCAGCTCCTGGGCAGCCTGGGCCCCGAGCGGCTGGTCATCTTCTCCACCCATGTGGTGGAGGACATCGCCGCCACCTGCGAGGAGGTGGCCGTCATCGCCGGCGGGCGGCTGCGCTGGCTGGGACCGCCCCAGGACCTGGCCGCCTGTGCCGCGGGCCTGGTCTGGGAGGTGGAAGGGAGTGCGCCCGAAGGGGCCGTGGTGGTCTCGTCCCGCCGGGAGGGGGGCACCGCCCTGCTGCGGGTGCTGGCCTGGCACCGGCCGCCGGGAGCCCGTCCCGCCGAACCCCGGGTGGAAGACGGCTACGTGGCCCTGCTGCGGGGCCTGGCGGCCGGGCGGCCGGGAACGGGAAGCTCCGGCAGGGAGTACCGGCCGTGGCCCGTGGGTGAGGCGGAGCCGGCGCATGGGGAGGAACCGGCTGGGGCGCCACCGCCGCAGCGGGTGACCGGTCCGGAGGCGCCGGATCGGGAGGAACCGGCGGGGCCGGCGGCGGGCGACGCCGCCGGCGGGGCCCCCGGGGGCCGCGGGGCCGGTTCGCCCTCCCATGGGAAGGGGGGCAGGCCGTGA
- a CDS encoding ABC transporter permease, whose product MSWPASFRTAARYTWTRVRRSWWLPAAATGGLATGLVTVTLTVAETGAGVLQQAAQFLAFLQVGVMVLAGLAADPERDEDSAAVLWSWPVDKAALVLGKFAGTAPLALLAALGAVVPPAVRMAMLARSAGLPWGYVLAEWGLLAVWIVSGALWAGVLGGALGLGLRGLPLFAAILATWLAGLVGPYVFQSLVRPFIPVAWLLQWTGSGMLPGDWQDVALAALAEDVPLFVAHRVLYLAAAGVVVVTLALAYRRRRWVKTRVRWGLRMTAAALVLLTLASSAGFVATLYAQADAARAELLHYARNGVASLYAGPEPDPAPPFAISRYELDVDARRAPEVVVHARLRLENRGREAVEDPVLTLRHVFTVTRLQVMAPGGDAVRWSQEGDVIRIQGLVLPPRGAAMVALSYRGRVDQWLLPFEYPPVRTAGMTIAPPPMRGAQVGPASLSLPPSYGWYPLPGAVTLARVLATHADPDGGGQEVWWFGEGPDRTSADVIRWAGVAAPRPPYVPESLRASFQVTVRHAGRYPVLSNLQTVERPWGPVTVMRGTTVFLELVGGHLVQANDSSAEIWYSPEDLGSRDDALRWARDLVEAYRWVGRTVRPRVVTLPPGRGDAHWVHLDPDTGTVIERGSNILVPQQVAQAVLYGRREVAGDAEGCLLAVLADVVGASSGRTPAGPPFPTPGGDAPTAPGAGGAPPQGPCENLPDGPRYEEVQRWLLGTPRSEVTARLSRLRELAARRPLTAADLREVMTR is encoded by the coding sequence GTGAGCTGGCCCGCTTCCTTCCGGACGGCGGCCCGCTACACCTGGACCCGGGTGCGGCGCAGCTGGTGGTTGCCGGCCGCCGCGACCGGCGGCCTGGCCACGGGCCTGGTGACCGTGACCCTAACCGTGGCGGAGACCGGAGCCGGCGTCCTCCAGCAGGCGGCCCAGTTCCTCGCCTTCCTCCAGGTGGGGGTCATGGTGCTGGCGGGGCTGGCGGCCGATCCCGAGCGGGATGAGGACAGCGCCGCGGTGCTGTGGTCCTGGCCGGTGGACAAGGCGGCCCTGGTCCTGGGCAAGTTCGCCGGGACGGCCCCCCTGGCGCTGCTGGCGGCCCTGGGGGCGGTGGTGCCGCCGGCGGTGCGGATGGCCATGCTGGCCCGGTCGGCCGGCCTACCATGGGGTTACGTGCTCGCCGAGTGGGGCCTGCTGGCGGTGTGGATCGTTTCTGGTGCGCTCTGGGCCGGTGTCCTCGGCGGCGCGTTGGGGCTGGGCTTGCGGGGTCTGCCGCTGTTCGCGGCGATCCTGGCCACGTGGCTGGCGGGCCTTGTGGGACCATATGTCTTCCAATCTCTCGTCAGACCCTTCATCCCCGTGGCGTGGCTTCTACAGTGGACCGGCTCGGGGATGCTCCCTGGGGATTGGCAGGACGTCGCGTTGGCGGCCCTCGCCGAAGACGTGCCCCTGTTTGTCGCCCATCGGGTGCTGTACCTGGCGGCGGCCGGGGTCGTGGTGGTGACCCTGGCCCTGGCCTACCGCCGGCGCCGTTGGGTCAAGACACGGGTGCGATGGGGCTTGCGAATGACCGCAGCCGCCCTTGTGCTGCTCACCCTGGCATCGTCGGCAGGCTTCGTCGCCACCTTGTATGCCCAGGCGGACGCCGCCCGTGCTGAGCTGCTGCACTACGCCCGGAACGGGGTTGCTTCCCTTTATGCTGGTCCTGAGCCGGATCCGGCGCCCCCGTTCGCCATCAGCCGCTACGAACTCGACGTCGACGCCCGCCGGGCGCCGGAGGTCGTCGTCCATGCCCGGCTCCGCCTGGAGAACCGCGGCCGCGAGGCCGTGGAGGATCCCGTCCTCACCCTTCGCCACGTCTTCACCGTGACCCGGCTCCAGGTGATGGCGCCGGGCGGCGATGCCGTCCGCTGGTCCCAGGAAGGCGATGTCATCCGCATCCAAGGCCTGGTCTTGCCACCCCGCGGGGCGGCGATGGTCGCCCTGTCCTACCGGGGACGCGTCGACCAGTGGTTGTTGCCCTTCGAATACCCGCCGGTGCGGACGGCGGGCATGACCATCGCGCCGCCACCCATGCGAGGTGCCCAGGTGGGGCCCGCCAGCCTCAGCCTGCCGCCGTCCTATGGCTGGTACCCGTTGCCGGGAGCGGTGACCTTGGCCCGGGTCCTTGCCACCCACGCCGACCCGGACGGCGGCGGTCAAGAGGTCTGGTGGTTTGGCGAAGGTCCGGACAGGACCTCCGCCGACGTCATCCGGTGGGCGGGCGTCGCGGCGCCCCGGCCGCCGTACGTCCCGGAGAGCTTGCGGGCATCGTTCCAGGTGACGGTTCGCCATGCGGGTCGGTATCCCGTGCTGTCGAATCTGCAGACCGTGGAGAGGCCCTGGGGACCGGTGACCGTGATGCGAGGCACCACGGTCTTCCTGGAACTGGTAGGTGGGCACCTGGTGCAAGCGAACGACTCTAGCGCGGAAATCTGGTACTCCCCTGAGGACTTGGGGAGCCGCGACGATGCCCTGCGGTGGGCCCGCGACCTGGTCGAGGCCTACCGCTGGGTTGGCCGGACCGTCCGACCCCGGGTGGTCACGCTGCCCCCTGGTCGCGGCGACGCCCATTGGGTCCACCTCGATCCGGACACCGGCACGGTCATCGAGCGTGGCTCCAACATCTTGGTTCCGCAACAGGTGGCGCAAGCCGTGCTCTACGGACGCCGGGAGGTGGCAGGCGACGCCGAGGGGTGCCTGCTCGCCGTTCTCGCCGATGTGGTGGGTGCGTCCTCAGGTCGGACGCCGGCAGGCCCGCCGTTTCCGACCCCCGGCGGCGACGCGCCGACCGCCCCGGGGGCCGGGGGGGCGCCGCCGCAGGGACCCTGTGAGAATCTGCCCGACGGACCGCGGTACGAAGAGGTGCAGCGCTGGCTCCTCGGCACGCCCCGTTCTGAGGTGACGGCCCGGTTGAGCCGGCTGCGTGAGTTGGCCGCCCGGCGGCCCCTGACGGCCGCGGACCTGAGGGAGGTCATGACGCGATGA
- a CDS encoding alanine--glyoxylate aminotransferase family protein produces the protein MHQPLERVAGAFSAQPAAGPAGETDAERVDRRRREPVRPAKVFLSPGPTAVPDEVRAACGRQVVLHRSREFDRVSGFVLEGLRRLFRTEGRVVVFPCSGTGALEAAVVNTLSPGDRVLAVVMGLFGDRFAAIAEAYGLAVDRLEVPWGQVPTVEQVVARLRGGARPYHAVLLTHSETSTGALLPLDRLVPAIREAAPETLVLVDMVSSFAAVPVAMDAWGIDVAVTGSQKALMTPPGLGIVALGPRALEAVERARLPRFTWDLRPYLAGDGDFPYTPAVTLWFGLQAALERIAAEGEENVYRRHRLLSAMVRAGVRALGLEPLVRDEDASPTVTAVLLPAGIRPAEVIRHLEDEHGVVVVSAQGRLKDRAFRIGHMGAVSPADVLAGMAAFDAVLAPALAEAEPRDAGPGRHPGAAGARSAAAGPGGAGEARGTAAAVGGAPSAAPARAGTGSAWAAAQAVWEAFRQQSSSGAGDAAASAGSSPVTASRRGRTGSAAAAAGDAGEVGA, from the coding sequence ATGCACCAGCCGCTGGAGAGGGTGGCCGGAGCCTTCTCCGCCCAGCCGGCCGCGGGACCGGCCGGCGAGACCGACGCCGAGCGGGTCGACAGGCGTCGTCGCGAGCCGGTTCGTCCGGCGAAGGTGTTCCTGTCGCCGGGACCCACCGCCGTCCCCGATGAGGTGCGGGCCGCCTGTGGCCGGCAGGTGGTCCTGCACCGCAGCCGCGAGTTCGACCGGGTCAGCGGCTTCGTGCTGGAGGGGCTGCGCCGGCTCTTCCGCACCGAGGGCCGGGTGGTGGTGTTCCCCTGCTCGGGCACGGGTGCCCTGGAGGCGGCGGTGGTCAACACCCTGTCGCCGGGGGACCGGGTGCTGGCGGTGGTGATGGGCCTGTTCGGCGACCGCTTCGCCGCCATCGCCGAGGCGTACGGGCTCGCTGTCGACCGCCTGGAAGTCCCGTGGGGGCAGGTCCCCACGGTGGAGCAGGTCGTGGCGCGTCTGCGGGGCGGCGCCCGGCCCTACCACGCCGTGTTGCTCACCCATTCGGAGACCTCCACCGGCGCCTTGCTGCCCCTGGACCGGCTGGTGCCGGCCATCCGCGAGGCGGCCCCGGAGACCCTGGTGCTGGTCGACATGGTGAGCTCCTTCGCCGCGGTGCCCGTGGCCATGGACGCGTGGGGCATCGACGTGGCGGTCACCGGCTCCCAGAAGGCGCTGATGACCCCGCCCGGCCTGGGCATCGTCGCCCTGGGGCCGCGGGCCCTGGAGGCGGTGGAACGGGCGCGCCTGCCCCGGTTCACCTGGGACCTGCGCCCGTACCTGGCCGGGGACGGGGACTTCCCCTACACGCCGGCCGTCACCCTGTGGTTCGGCCTGCAGGCAGCGCTGGAGCGCATCGCCGCGGAGGGGGAGGAGAACGTCTACCGCCGGCACCGGCTGCTCTCGGCCATGGTGCGGGCAGGGGTGCGGGCGCTGGGCCTGGAGCCCCTGGTCCGGGACGAGGACGCCTCGCCCACGGTCACGGCGGTGCTCCTCCCCGCCGGGATTCGGCCCGCCGAGGTGATCCGTCACCTGGAGGACGAACACGGCGTGGTGGTGGTCAGCGCCCAGGGCCGGCTCAAGGACCGGGCCTTCCGCATCGGCCACATGGGGGCGGTGAGCCCGGCCGACGTGCTGGCCGGCATGGCCGCCTTCGACGCGGTGCTGGCGCCCGCGCTGGCGGAGGCGGAGCCCCGGGACGCGGGCCCGGGCCGGCATCCGGGTGCCGCGGGGGCTCGTTCCGCTGCCGCCGGTCCAGGGGGCGCCGGAGAGGCGCGGGGCACGGCCGCGGCGGTGGGGGGCGCCCCGTCGGCAGCGCCGGCGCGGGCGGGCACCGGCAGCGCCTGGGCCGCGGCCCAGGCGGTGTGGGAGGCCTTCCGCCAGCAATCGTCGTCCGGCGCGGGGGACGCGGCCGCGTCGGCCGGTTCGTCCCCGGTCACGGCGTCCCGCCGGGGCCGCACGGGATCCGCCGCAGCCGCCGCGGGCGATGCCGGGGAGGTGGGCGCATGA
- the serA gene encoding phosphoglycerate dehydrogenase: protein MTRKPRVVVADPLPRDGLALLDEHCQVIDAAGASTETLRRELLPEADALIVRSRVKVTADLIAAAPRLRVIGRAGVGVDNIDLDAATERGIVVVNVADGNTVAVAEHVFALLLALVRRLLPAAASLREGRWERSRWVGEELRGKVMGLVGFGRIGQEVAHRARAFGMAVLACDPYVPEGRIRELGAEPVDLGTLLARADVVSIHTPLTDATRNLIDAAALARMRPGAYLINTARGGIVDEQALYQALVEGRLAGAGLDVFATEPPGESPLLTLPNVVATPHLGGSTREAQAYNARAIAEQVLRALRGQPVRGAVNLPRLSDSDWHAAGPLAPVAELVGLIYREGLGGPLEDLELRVAARDLPSERGFELLAGAALKGLLAGVVDGPVNTVNAPVLAARRGLSLRWRSERHPDLPVPVVELAGGRAVRRAVAGSLTPEGLPRLVHLDGLPLDMVPAARLLMTRHHDRPGMIGKVGSLLGAREINIAAMQVARRQVRGEAIMVLALDDPVPAALLDEIRRLPGMGEARLVEIPPALLAPVPSPTVGGAAAADAGRQGSGLGRGPGRLAGGIGREAGTRPATGWDEAGAPLRGDEDAGEGPPQARPDRPGAARERAS from the coding sequence ATGACGCGCAAGCCCCGGGTGGTGGTCGCCGACCCGCTCCCCCGGGACGGGCTGGCCTTGCTGGACGAACACTGCCAGGTGATCGACGCCGCCGGAGCCAGCACCGAGACCTTGCGGCGCGAACTGCTGCCCGAGGCCGACGCCCTGATCGTCCGCAGCCGGGTCAAGGTCACCGCCGACCTCATCGCTGCTGCGCCGCGGCTGCGGGTCATCGGCCGGGCCGGGGTGGGGGTCGACAACATCGACCTCGATGCCGCCACGGAGCGGGGCATCGTCGTGGTCAACGTGGCCGACGGCAACACCGTGGCCGTGGCCGAGCACGTGTTCGCCCTGCTCCTCGCCCTGGTGCGGCGGCTGCTCCCCGCCGCCGCGTCCCTGCGCGAGGGCCGCTGGGAGCGGTCCCGCTGGGTGGGAGAGGAGCTGCGCGGCAAGGTCATGGGGCTCGTCGGCTTCGGCCGCATCGGCCAGGAGGTGGCCCACCGGGCCCGCGCCTTCGGGATGGCGGTGCTGGCCTGCGACCCCTACGTGCCGGAGGGCCGCATCCGGGAGCTGGGCGCCGAGCCGGTGGACCTCGGGACGCTGCTGGCCCGGGCCGACGTGGTCAGCATCCACACGCCGCTGACCGACGCCACCCGCAACCTGATCGACGCGGCGGCGCTGGCCCGCATGCGTCCCGGCGCCTATCTCATCAACACCGCCCGGGGCGGGATCGTGGACGAACAAGCCCTCTACCAGGCGTTGGTCGAGGGCCGGCTGGCGGGGGCGGGGCTCGACGTCTTCGCCACGGAACCGCCGGGGGAGAGCCCGCTGCTGACCCTGCCCAATGTGGTGGCCACACCCCATCTGGGCGGGTCGACCCGGGAGGCCCAGGCGTACAACGCCCGGGCCATCGCCGAGCAGGTCCTACGGGCCCTGCGGGGACAGCCGGTGCGGGGGGCGGTCAACCTGCCGCGCCTGTCGGACAGCGACTGGCATGCGGCGGGGCCCCTGGCCCCCGTGGCCGAGCTGGTCGGCCTGATCTATCGCGAGGGGCTGGGCGGGCCACTGGAGGACCTGGAGCTGCGGGTGGCGGCCCGCGACCTCCCGTCGGAACGGGGGTTCGAGCTCCTGGCCGGGGCGGCCCTGAAGGGCTTGCTGGCCGGCGTGGTCGACGGGCCCGTCAACACGGTCAACGCCCCGGTCCTGGCCGCGCGGCGCGGTCTGTCCCTGCGCTGGCGCAGCGAGCGCCACCCGGACCTGCCCGTGCCGGTGGTCGAACTGGCCGGGGGGCGGGCGGTCCGCCGGGCGGTGGCGGGCAGCCTCACCCCCGAGGGCTTGCCGCGGCTGGTCCACCTGGACGGGCTGCCCCTGGACATGGTGCCGGCGGCGCGGCTGCTCATGACCCGGCACCACGATCGGCCCGGCATGATCGGCAAGGTGGGCAGCCTGCTCGGTGCCCGGGAGATCAACATCGCCGCCATGCAGGTGGCGCGCCGGCAGGTCCGGGGCGAGGCGATCATGGTCCTGGCCCTCGACGATCCGGTGCCCGCGGCGCTGCTGGACGAGATCCGCCGCCTGCCGGGGATGGGGGAGGCGCGGCTGGTGGAGATCCCGCCGGCCTTGCTCGCGCCCGTGCCGTCGCCGACGGTGGGTGGCGCAGCGGCCGCCGACGCGGGACGGCAGGGAAGCGGTCTTGGACGGGGACCGGGACGACTCGCCGGCGGCATCGGCCGGGAGGCGGGGACGCGGCCGGCGACGGGGTGGGACGAAGCCGGCGCCCCGCTCCGCGGGGACGAGGACGCCGGGGAGGGGCCCCCGCAGGCGCGGCCCGACCGTCCCGGCGCCGCGCGGGAGCGGGCCAGCTAG